TAGTTCAACGGAAGGAATCAGCTCAATATGTACATCATTATTGTGGATAGTGTTTTGTACTGGTGGCACTAGGACTGATTGTTTCGTCTTGGGTGACGTCTGGAATGGATGCACTGTAAAGAACATTTTTGTAAGCAAGACAATAAATATAACATCCGGAAGCGAAAAGTTGCTTTTGAAATGTTACCAAGCTTTTGTGAATGAGGGGTATGAGGGCCGTACACTTCATATGTTTCTGGGACATTGTCCAATGATTGATGATATACTGTTAAGTACACATGAAACACAAATGGCGGGTTTGAAAAGGCGCTATCTCGTCCTCTACTAAACTGTGATATACTTACTGTTTACTTTCGTGGTCTGAGGTCTACTCTTCATTAAATCATCACCGTAAGGTTTAATGTGGTTCGCGATCACATCTGAAAGAATAGCCGGCACTGTAATAAAGTTTCCATTAAAATGTTCCTTTGAGTTAATGCTTTATGCCACATGCACAATTACCTATacgattttgatgaaaaatttgATCGATCTCGTTCGATGTGGATGTATCGACACTGGGTGTGTCGGCCTCATCACCTCCAAAACGTATTGCTTATTTGAAAACATATAATAAGTCTTAATTTAATCATTCAAAGTCAATCATTCAAACACTGGTAGATTTACTTACAGGTTAGAATTGGATCGTTTTCAGGCAGATGTCTTAAAATAATCGACTCAATCCAATCGTAAAACGGAGCAAGACGTGTTGCAACGAAGAGATTCTGTGTTCCGCCGCATTCACCCTCATCCATGTTGTTGACCGCGTACACATATGGCACAATATTGTCGCGCCGAAAGTTGGACACGGCACCACCTGGTTCCAGCTGCAGGGGAGTCCAGTTACTAATTAACAAACAACTCAGACTCACTTATGACAATTGTAGTAATCATACCTTACAGATGCCCGGTACCAGATCGATCGGATTGAAGGTGCACAGGAAGTCACTGTTGAATCCTGACCAGAGTGTGCTATTCACTTTCCACGCATCACTTGCCTCACAGCGGCCATTCTCCGTCACCAGCGCTACCAATACTTTGAGCGAGACATTCTTTGCCACATCTTCCGGATCATTCTTCACCTCGGGCCCGTACCCAGAAAAGAACACAATCGGATCGGAGATGCGCTCCTCCTTCCAAATGCAACCTGGTGCAATAATTTGATAGATTTTGTTCGGGTTGTAAAACTTGGCAAGCGTTAGCACGGCTAGATTGTGGTAATTTTTCCCGGCAACAAATTTGGGATGCACGTCGATGTCCACTATCTCGACCATCTCCTTGTTTGCCTCTATAAAGGCTGGTTGCTGGTTGTTGCGTATGGCACAGGTGGCCGATGTGACGACATGCCGGTAATCGATTAGAGCTCCACTGCACTGATGGAATGAGCTGTTGTCTGCTTTGCGTAGATTTACCTGTTTGAGTGGAATTCGTAGTGTTAAGGATTTTAAGAGGTAATTCAAAAGCGTTGATACTCTACCTTAAAGAAGGGTGAATTATTTTGCGGACTTAGTCGACTGTCGGAAAACGATCTTACCGCTAGACACTCCGTGTTTCTGGCACACTCAATCGGATCGACGGTAACGTTTACGCGCTCGCGGATCCAATTTATGTAGCTGGCCACCTTCGTGTACACACCCATAGAACCATCCCAACAGCCCGTTCCGAAGGACACTACGCCCGTAAGATACGGTATCGTGCGCGTTACATCCGACAGGTCGATCTGTAACGGCCCACCGGAATCTCCCAAGCATGCGTCTTTGTGTGGAGTTTTCGTGCAGAATTGGTCAGACGTAAGTCCGTACCGTAAGCGAGCATCCTTCGGCAGTTCGTTGTTGCAGGAATCGGAATCGTAATAATTGAGTGACACTTTTTGCAATGTTGGACTCATTCCCGATGCTGTTTGATAAAAAATTGGTGTATGATTATTACAGAGattctttttgtttatttcggAATGCGAAAAGCAACGAAACTCACTGTAAGTAGTAAATCCGAATCCAATTGCTCGCAAGCTGGAACTATACTCATGGATGTTATCGTGTGGCCATAAGCAAATAGGACACACAGCTGTATTGAACTTCGCCTCACGATCTAGCTCTATGAGCGCGATGTCATAATACTTGCGGTTCTTCTTAAACTTTTCATGCACAGTAAAGCTAACGATTTTAAACTGCTGTGCGGTTTCGTCGTCCTCGGTGGTAGCTAGATTTGTATCGCCGAGGCGCACTGTATCGGGTGGAATTCTGAAATGAGATGTTCGTgggatattttattaaaatgattatttcaattgtttttctgtaattcgAATCAAAACTTACTTTTCGTCATCCACCTTGCAGTGAGCGGCCGTTAGAACATATTTGGCAGCTATCAGTGATCCACCACATTTGTACTGCACTACCGGTGGTGATACGGTCTTGTCCGTCCATCCAATCGCCGCCTAGAATTTGTAGATTCAATTTGGTTATTTAATACGTGAATAAGCACTCACTGAAGAtcgcaggtttttttttcctttagaATTTGGTTGCATTGCGTAATAGGATGTTTATACATAGCCTTGCAAACTTGTCGAtcaaaatgataatgaaaaacaaTTAACGATTAACGGAACACTTAACGTGGGCACATTTTTCTATTGATCTTCCGCACCGATCTAGCTCCTCCGGAATTACGCAACTCTTGAGTAATGCAAAGTTGATTTAGAAAACCTGtttgcactgcactgcaaCCTTTTTCTATCTAACACCTACCATGTGAGGAAATTCTTTGAGAAAAGCACGACGTCCTCCAAAAATAAAGAATCCGAGAGCGCTGGACACATCCTCACTGTAGAATCGGCTCGGACAATCTGGAACAAATCGAGTACTACTCATTTAATCTCAACGCTTTTTGCTAATTTTGCTATATAAGCTCAATCCAGCAGTCCAGGCATTACCAGCTAACGATTTACGGTCGTAGTATCCTTCCGGTGCACTATCAATAAATGCGTTTTCACTAAACACTAGATCGGCGATGAGTAACAGCGCACAAGCGATCACGATCAGTCGCTGATGCATCACTGGGTACTGACAGTCGTGTAGATTAATTGGCTTTTGCAGTACCGCGATAAGAGCACTTGTCACTGGGCACTTTTACACCTGCTGCGATCACACTGTCGATCAAAACTGACGCGATCGTAGAATGGGGAGCTGTCGGGATGGCTCGCTACTCGTTGGAGCCCGGTGGCGGTGTTTCGGAGTGGGCTGACTTTAAATGAGCCTAGTTTAAATTCCGCTTAGCCTTAGCTGTTGCACATACAACCTTGAAGCGGTGGTGCGAGTTGCTGCTCCCTGTGCGATTGCGAGATGTCTGCAGCGAGAGCAGTTCAGAGTGGTTCTGCAATGTCAACGCCACCCTTCCAGAGCTATAAATCATAACTGGCTCGCGCTGGCTGGACCTTTGGTGCGATCAAACCGAACTGCAAACACGCTACCTCTTCGCTGGTGGTAGTGTTGGTTGTTCTGTGAAAAACCCCAACATCACGGAATTCCGTCTACTACGTCAACAATGTCGTTTGTTGTCTCTATACACACAAATCTGTCTTGAAAATGAGCTAAAGGTTCAGCAAAAACGGCCTGAAACGATCATGTAATTTATTATGGGCTGCTCGGTTACACACTACCGTTATCACCACTACTatgactgactgactggctGTCTGGCCACTGATACCAACGCAAGCTCGCGTGTCTTGGTCAATTCAGCTAGCCGACGACCATTGTTGTTGAACGGATTTCACATGATCCTCATCACCACATCTCCAACAAGCAGCTTGGACCACCCAGGGACAAACCCGACCAACTTCCCTAAACGGTCAACCGAAATTTAAAGTTTGCCCGTGAATGAAGTGTTATTGTATGATAATTAAAAGTAGTTCACACCACTCAAAGCTTCcatcaattccatttttttcggCAACGCTGTTTGTAAAACAGAATCGTGAAGGGAGACGGGTTTTGGTCGGATAAAATGGACGCCGATGAGACTATTGGACCATTAGCTAATTACGCACATTACTTTGTGGGTTTTCCTGTGCAGTTCAGATTCAATCAATGCTATCTTTAAAACAGAACGATCGATATATAATTGATATAATTAATACCGGAAAGAATTTCCCACCCAACATGTCAGTTTGATTGACGCCAGAACGTTAGTGTTAGCGTGTGTTTGTAAGACGGTAATCGGTACATATGAATGTGTTAGAATGTATTGGCGACTGGAGTCGATTGATGCGTGAGACTGGAACTGATTGCTATCGTTTGAAATCGTCACCATACATCTTGAGAATGCTGTGCACCTAATACATTAACCTCTCCAGACTTGAGGAGTGTTGCTGCCGGCTATTTCTGATTTGGTGTTTATAATACATTGACCCACATGAAGGACTGATACTGTTCAACGAATGACGTGAATGGTTTGAAACTCTGTGTGCTTTTGGATACGTAATGAGTAGTGTATGATTAAAGAATACCCTGAATAATGATTCACGGTGAAGTTTTGTGGATTTAAAGAAGAGCACTTAAAATAGCGATCATTATCTAAAAGATATTAATTAGATTGTGAAACAGAAATAACGTTAGCACATGTAAAGAAATGTAAGATGAATCACAAGAGCTGATTCATGATCAAGAGAAGTACAGATGCCTGATCAAGAGAAGTATAAAAAAACTTTAGTTCAATGCAAGTAATTGGTCAAATATTTACCCTTAggcattttaaattaaaatactaACCGTTTCATCGTTTCAGCACAATGCATAATAGAAACGGATaatccattattttgcaaTCAAAACATTGGAATTAAGTAATTACCGCATGGATCAAAAATCGATAAACAATTCTCCTTATCGGACAATGATATAGCTGCTGCCTTACTACCACAATCCTTTTCGATAAAACTTCGCCCATCACCTTGAGGTAAGTTCAGCGTCGGCTTAcactaagaaaaaaaaacgataacaaaaaacactcgATTGACCTTACTGAGCGAGTATTGCTGTCTCAGATGTGTTATCGGACATGACGTCGTGTTTAGGCGCGCTAGAGCAGGGCGATAAAGTACGTTATCGCGTGGAACTTATTCCAAAAGGAATTGTAGCAACGTATGCGACGAACATTCGTCAACCGATGGTGGTAACGTTTGGAACAAAAGATCGTTATGGAGAAACACTTTCTATTGGGACTTGTGCTGCTGGCGTTCAAACTGAGTGTAAAGTGTGTTGTAATTAATCCGGCTGTGGCATATCATCTGGAGTACAATTTGGCGGACAATGTCGACTGGGTACGCATCCCAACGATGGTCGGCGAATGGATTTGGACGCATCGACGCTCGGTTAATGCGATGATGAAACAACACCGATCCGACGAGCCGCCAGTTAAAGTTGAATTTTTGCTGCATACAAGACGAGACACTGTAGACGAAGGTCATTCGATGGAGGTAGGAAATATTGAATCATTGCTAGGTTCCAACTTCCGGTCCGATCTTCCAACAAGGATCATCGTGCATGGTTGGCAAAGCAGCAAAAGCTCCCCGCTAGCAGAAAGTATTCGTGATACGTATCTGCTGCTTTGGGACTACAATGTGATCGTGGTTGACTGGTCGGATTGTGCGTTGGACTGGAACTACGTACGAGCGGTCGGATGTGTTCCCGTGGTTGGTCAAACACTTGCCCGTCTGCTCGACGAGTTTCAGCAGCATGCCGGACTGATGATGGAGAATGTGTACGTCGTTGGGCATAGTTTAGGAGCGCACGTTGCCGGCATAGCTGGCAAGAGGGTTCAGAATGGACGGCTGCATACCATCATTGGCCTTGATCCGGCATTGCCACTGTTTTCGATTCACGAGAAAGAAAACCGCATCGATCACCAGGACGCAATGTATGTGGAGGTGATACATACCGACGGAGGGCTTCTCGGTTTTCGGGATCCGATCGGGACGGCTGACTTTTACCCGAACGGAGGCTCCCATCAACCGGGCTGTGGGCTGGACGTGGTTGGACTGTGTTCGCACACTCGTGCTTGGGAGCTGTTTGCGGAGTCGTTGCTAGAGCCGGTGGAAAACTTGGTGGCCAGTCGGATTGAATCGTTGGAGGAGATAGAGCGGCTGCCGCCTGTGGAGATGGATTCCATCGGACTGGGCGATTATGTTGTCGAGCGAGTGAAAATGGGAGGGGAACCGTCGAATGCTGGACACGCGCAAGGCTTGTACTCTATCACCACGAGTGATAAAAGtccattttttcgcaaaaatagGATAGCCTaaaattttgcaatttttgcttAGCTTAGCGATCGCGCGTAGTCATAGGGAGCTGCTTACCCAGTTTTAACTGTGTCCAATTCAATTCTCTCGGAAAGCTACGGTTGGGTCAGTTAGGCAGTGCGAGCAGAATTAACGATCTTTTTTCGCACAAAGTAAATCCCATAATCTGGTGGCAGTGGAAATCAAAGCGCAGTCGCATCTGTAGGCTTTAAAAAGTCATCCTAAACCACTTCACATTTGATGTCATAAGCTATTGTTTTCACCATCTGTGGTCACTGCAGAATTACGTAAATGTGTGTGAGTTATTTTCCGCATAAATTCGATTACGAGTGTGCAATAGCGACCCATTTTTTGAGGTTCCATCTTGAGCAGTTGAATGTGTCACTTTCGTTATGCTTTTGTAGAAATTCGACAATGATTTTGCTTGCGTGCATGTCGGTAAAGACGTAAAGTATTAACAAATAGATTTCTTTTGCGCAGTGAAAAACAATGTgaagtcaattgcttgaagcTAGTAATAGAAAAGTAATGGAGTAGAAAGCATCACTGGTTAGGTTTATGTGGCATGTTCACTTAAAATCGCTTAGCTACTGAGTGTCCAGCACACGTCATAATTTCTTTATAATTAATTATAGTTTATGTCTAAAAGTATCTTGCTATTAAACTTGAAAGATTATTTTGCACGTTATTGTGTTATTGCTTACAGCATATTTGAAAACTACCCCTATaaactattttctttaaaagaACTCAAGGATTCGAttagaagcgataaaaaatattaggtATGAatattgaatgaaaatgtgGATCTTAATCCAATAGTTGTTATTTTCTACCCACATAAACGACTCTTATTATCATAAATGTATACAGATTATTTTAAACAGGCAATTGTAATGCACATAGATTTAGAAACCAATTGAAAATTGCGTGTGAAGTAGAATTAATTGCTAAAATGTCTTACATTATTTTAGGTTTTTAAGAAATTAAATTAGACCCTTGATTTACATGGAGGAATCCTAGGATTAATATAGTTCCAATATTTAATCCATGCAATTTCCAGAGTATtgtaaacgaaacaaaagcaaataaacAGCCATTTTTGACGTTTCTACCCAAACATCATTCACTATCCTCGCTACATGTCCGATATGGGAATCTCTTTTCAGCCAGTGCATCGGCTGCCGCCGAACCTCTTCAGGCACACTGTCCTCATCAGCGATAAAATCACTGGGATGGTAGCACCCGCAAAACAAACTATGTCACGATGGCAAAATCCATCACTCCCGAGCGCGGTGCAGCACTCGTACTCGCGTCTTGGCAGATCGTCTCCGCAGACGCCCTAAGGCGCAGTTCGTGATTGGAGAGTTGAAGTTTAGCCTGTCTGTCTGATGCGGCTTCTGCACGCTCGCCGGCATCGCGTAAATGGATTTACTGAGAACGATCGCGGCACGGAAAGGGATGAGAATGGTAACCTTTCGACCGCAGGTGAGTCCAAGCCGTGATCGCTTTCACGGTGCAGCGATACGATGCATCTCGATGGAATGTGCTGTTGAATCTATTTCATACGTTTTTGCAACATGCTGACCGGCATACGGTGGGGAATTTTTGTAGCTTTACCCCGAGCAAATTTCATGTTTGCTGCGCAAAAGCTGCACATAAATGAATTATagcgaaacaaaatcatgcccatttttttcttttatttgtgtATATGAGCAATGTGCGTCTCGGAAAGCTTTAACGATTTGTAAGCAGCCCTCGTTTGCATAAATCATCCATTGTTTCAGCCTCGCACACGATAGGAAGAGATCGCACCCGCCAGCGGAACCAACGAATGGGCTGCAACGGAGCTATCGTTGCCCAACCCGCTTTGGGAAAACTAAAACCCTAAAGAAGGTGAAATATAATATTCCGTGGGTGGAAAAGTGAATGGGCCGCGCCGGCTCGTTGAACCCCCATACCCGGTACCCGGTGCAAAAATTAGGTCAATTCCATTATGCGTTTGACATTATGCAAAAATGCTAAGATTATGGGATGCTCGATTGCTTCACGTTTGGTTCCTATAACATTCGCGCCACTTAACCATTGAAACTGTCTGTAGGATTTCATGACCCTCAAAAAAGGGCTGGCGACTGCAATAGGTTGAACGGTGCTTGTGGAAAGTGGTTGCACGGTCGCAGGTGAGTTTTCCTATTTTACGTTCGATCGCTAAATCAATCGAGCCAATGTTTCTGTTGGAGATTGATCATTTGAATTAATTAGTTCGAATTCGAAATTCGAACTCAATTTAGAAATAGGATAGGAAATGAACTCATAGGCATAGATAAGGATAACAGAATGAACtcaaaatgaattatgtaatgaactcTTGACAATTGAATATACAGTAGCAAACGGACATTTGAACGAGTCGCATTATTTCCATAACCGACACAATTATTCTAATatcgggaaagaaaacgagttgTACACCGTATACGAACATTCGTGAGGTTTTCTCACAGTTTCTTTGCCAAAGAGAATTGATTGCTTGATAGGAGATTGGATGGTAAAATAACCCaatatgaaaaatgtatggcaATATGTCAAAGGTGCTCACTGGCcaatttttcaatcaaaatatcAGTTTCATTATGAGCCTCACTATGGAGTGGGAGAATGATCTAGAGTTGACCTTGTGTAGATTAGGTTTGATGACCGTGCCCAAATATCACGAATATGGAGCAAGCAACCTTGGTGGATTTTATTACAAGTCTGTGTGAGATGTGAGTGGACAACATATAAGGAAAGGTGTGTTGTGTTATCGTGTTTTTATCGCgtattaaaaaaactaaaaaaaaggtGGGTATGTTTTAATTACTCTTTCGGTCAGAAAGTTATTTCAGACAATTTCTGAAACAATCAAATTGAACATCCCATTATACCAATGGAagattaaaataaacacacgTTTTAGAATACGTACACACATattcaaaaaacaacaagaaaaagtaCATGGTTGTGATAAGCATAAAAAAACTTGAGAGTGAAAGATCGTAATAGTACAATAaactcaaacaaacaacaattcaAAGAAGAAAGCGATaagataataataagaaaaagagaaagagaaggagagagagaaagagagagagagagagagagagagagagagagagagagagaacaagacATTATTGGAGAATGAGAGAGAATAAAGAATGAGAGACACTGCGTCAGCACGGGCCAGCAGTAAGTCCACCAGCAGTTAAAATGGACGTTAAAATGTAGGTCAATTACGTACttgacatttttgtttttgtaaaacaCCATTGAAGTGTAATTTTTGGCAGCTCGGTTCGTGtcggatcttttttttttgtgagctCTACCGTTCCTTCCGTTCTCATTTTACCCCACTAACATTGCCCTCCAGCGTCGATGGATCCTTACCCGTGCGGTAGCAACAAAATAAGGTCACCGATGGgccgaaaacgaaaacaaacgttAACGGAAGAAATACCTGTTTTGCTTCGAGCCGGGAGAAAGAGTTGGCCAAGTGCCGTAGGGCTACGCCGGAGAAAGCAAGAGCAGAAGTGAAAGAAGCCGCGAATGCGTGCTCCATTCAGGATTACCGGGAAGAACGGGCGTTAGTTGGTGTCGATCGTTGCGTGCGTTAGGATGGCCGTGAATGTGGTACGATGGTGGCTGATTGGttcggtgctgctggtgctatgGGCGGGCTGTCAGATTCAGTGTGCTAGTGGCCAGCTGGGGGTgctggcagtggtggtggtggttcgtGGTTAGACAAGTTTAACAAACTGCTCAGTCGTTCGAAGACGCGCAATGCTACCGAAGGTAATGGGAGGGCGGAATGTAGCACGCAGCTGTTCATGTGAGTCATGCCGCGTATGTTGATGATCTTTTCCGTCGTTTGTTTCATTCGTTTCGGCACCCCAGACAACGAGGTTCTCGATGCGGAAGAGTACGACTTCATCGTGGTGGGTGGTGGAACGGCTGGAATGGTGCTGGCCACCCGGCTGTCCGAAAATCGTAACTGGagggtgctgctgctagagGCGGGCCAGTACGGAACGAAGCTGTTTAACATCCCGA
This is a stretch of genomic DNA from Anopheles merus strain MAF chromosome 2R, AmerM5.1, whole genome shotgun sequence. It encodes these proteins:
- the LOC121590549 gene encoding phospholipase A1-like, yielding MEKHFLLGLVLLAFKLSVKCVVINPAVAYHLEYNLADNVDWVRIPTMVGEWIWTHRRSVNAMMKQHRSDEPPVKVEFLLHTRRDTVDEGHSMEVGNIESLLGSNFRSDLPTRIIVHGWQSSKSSPLAESIRDTYLLLWDYNVIVVDWSDCALDWNYVRAVGCVPVVGQTLARLLDEFQQHAGLMMENVYVVGHSLGAHVAGIAGKRVQNGRLHTIIGLDPALPLFSIHEKENRIDHQDAMYVEVIHTDGGLLGFRDPIGTADFYPNGGSHQPGCGLDVVGLCSHTRAWELFAESLLEPVENLVASRIESLEEIERLPPVEMDSIGLGDYVVERVKMGGEPSNAGHAQGLYSITTSDKSPFFRKNRIA
- the LOC121588917 gene encoding uncharacterized protein LOC121588917, which produces MHQRLIVIACALLLIADLVFSENAFIDSAPEGYYDRKSLADCPSRFYSEDVSSALGFFIFGGRRAFLKEFPHMAAIGWTDKTVSPPVVQYKCGGSLIAAKYVLTAAHCKVDDEKIPPDTVRLGDTNLATTEDDETAQQFKIVSFTVHEKFKKNRKYYDIALIELDREAKFNTAVCPICLWPHDNIHEYSSSLRAIGFGFTTYTSGMSPTLQKVSLNYYDSDSCNNELPKDARLRYGLTSDQFCTKTPHKDACLGDSGGPLQIDLSDVTRTIPYLTGVVSFGTGCWDGSMGVYTKVASYINWIRERVNVTVDPIECARNTECLAVRSFSDSRLSPQNNSPFFKVNLRKADNSSFHQCSGALIDYRHVVTSATCAIRNNQQPAFIEANKEMVEIVDIDVHPKFVAGKNYHNLAVLTLAKFYNPNKIYQIIAPGCIWKEERISDPIVFFSGYGPEVKNDPEDVAKNVSLKVLVALVTENGRCEASDAWKVNSTLWSGFNSDFLCTFNPIDLVPGICKLEPGGAVSNFRRDNIVPYVYAVNNMDEGECGGTQNLFVATRLAPFYDWIESIILRHLPENDPILTSIRFGGDEADTPSVDTSTSNEIDQIFHQNRIDVIANHIKPYGDDLMKSRPQTTKVNIYHQSLDNVPETYEVYGPHTPHSQKLVHPFQTSPKTKQSVLVPPVQNTIHNNDVHIELIPSVELPPTHIIHGQRHPQAVHSSPSAPYSPYTSQNHFQSVVPYGPSMSGQRVDYQGPNSPHPAVDHNHLVSIIRSIELYENGHCTLPTGAPGRCLHYTRCPSMYWNRQNVDVFLRLNLIPLCNRGQETVCCQV